In one Bacteroidota bacterium genomic region, the following are encoded:
- the acs gene encoding acetate--CoA ligase: MSDTTKQTHIESQLSEKRTFKPSKAFSDEARIGSLAAYERMYKASVKDPEAFFAKQAEELHWHKPWRKTLEWKAPFAKWFVGGKINASYNCLDRHLDSWKRNKAAIIFEGEYGDERTLTYQQLHREVCKAANMLLSLGIKSGDRVAIYMGMTPELVIAVQACARIGATHSVIFGGFSSEAIRDRVNDAEAKAIITADGTFRRGAVIELKNKVDEALHASDSKGATGCPCVEHVIVLKRTGTDVNMTPGRDHWWSDLMKDASGEHEAKGFDSEHPLYILYTSGTTGKPKGIVHSTGGYMLGAYMTTKYIFDVKDDDIFWCTADVGWVTGHSYVIYGPLSNGATIVMYEGAPNFPAFDRFWDIIERRKVSIFYTAPTAIRAFIRAGDEHPKRHDLSSLRLLGTVGEPINPEAWMWYHKVIGGGKCPIVDTWWQTETGAIMISPIPGAIATKPGSATRPFFGIEPQVVSKEGKPVGKNEGGYLIVKRPWPWMLRGIYKDPERFQKQYFSEYPGIYFTGDGARQDKDGYFWIMGRVDDVINVAGHRIGTMEVESALVGFKTVAEAAVVGRPDEIKGSALVAFVTLKGGIVGTDEMKEELQRHVSHEIGSFAKPDDIHFTDALPKTRSGKIMRRLLRELAATGSVKGDTTTLEDFGVLEKLRVAEEEE; this comes from the coding sequence ATGAGCGACACCACCAAACAAACCCACATCGAATCGCAACTGAGCGAGAAGCGGACGTTTAAGCCGTCGAAGGCATTTAGCGACGAGGCGCGCATCGGCTCGCTCGCGGCGTACGAGCGGATGTATAAAGCGTCGGTCAAAGACCCCGAAGCGTTTTTCGCGAAGCAGGCCGAGGAGTTGCATTGGCATAAGCCGTGGCGCAAGACGCTCGAGTGGAAAGCCCCGTTCGCGAAGTGGTTCGTCGGCGGGAAGATCAACGCAAGCTATAATTGTCTCGATCGTCATCTCGACTCGTGGAAGCGCAACAAAGCTGCCATCATCTTCGAAGGTGAGTATGGCGACGAGCGCACGCTGACGTATCAGCAACTACATCGCGAGGTCTGCAAAGCGGCGAACATGCTGCTCTCACTCGGTATTAAGTCGGGCGACCGTGTCGCGATCTATATGGGCATGACGCCCGAGCTTGTCATTGCCGTGCAGGCGTGTGCGCGCATCGGCGCGACGCATTCGGTGATCTTCGGCGGCTTTTCGTCGGAGGCGATCCGCGACCGCGTCAACGACGCCGAAGCGAAAGCGATCATCACCGCCGACGGCACCTTTCGTCGCGGTGCGGTCATCGAGCTCAAGAACAAAGTGGACGAGGCGCTGCACGCAAGCGACTCGAAAGGCGCGACCGGGTGTCCGTGTGTCGAGCATGTCATCGTCTTGAAGCGCACGGGTACGGACGTGAACATGACCCCGGGCCGCGACCATTGGTGGAGCGACCTGATGAAGGATGCAAGCGGCGAGCACGAAGCGAAAGGATTTGACAGCGAGCATCCGCTCTATATCTTATATACCAGCGGCACCACGGGTAAACCGAAGGGCATCGTGCATTCGACAGGCGGCTATATGCTCGGCGCATACATGACGACGAAGTACATCTTCGACGTGAAGGACGACGATATCTTCTGGTGCACCGCCGACGTGGGTTGGGTGACGGGACACAGTTACGTCATTTACGGTCCGCTCTCGAACGGCGCGACGATCGTGATGTACGAAGGCGCGCCGAACTTCCCGGCGTTCGATCGTTTCTGGGATATCATCGAGCGCCGGAAGGTCTCGATATTCTATACGGCGCCGACGGCGATCCGCGCATTCATACGCGCAGGTGACGAGCATCCGAAACGGCACGACCTGTCGTCGCTGCGTTTGCTCGGGACGGTCGGCGAGCCGATCAATCCGGAGGCGTGGATGTGGTATCACAAGGTCATCGGCGGCGGCAAGTGCCCGATCGTCGATACGTGGTGGCAGACGGAGACGGGCGCGATCATGATCTCGCCGATCCCGGGAGCCATCGCCACCAAGCCCGGCAGCGCAACGCGGCCGTTCTTCGGCATCGAGCCGCAGGTTGTGAGTAAAGAAGGCAAGCCCGTCGGAAAGAACGAGGGCGGGTATCTCATCGTCAAACGTCCGTGGCCGTGGATGCTGCGCGGCATCTATAAAGATCCCGAGCGTTTTCAGAAGCAGTACTTCTCGGAGTACCCAGGTATCTACTTCACGGGCGACGGCGCTCGACAAGATAAAGACGGATACTTTTGGATCATGGGTCGCGTCGATGATGTGATCAACGTCGCAGGTCATCGCATCGGGACGATGGAAGTCGAGAGTGCTCTCGTCGGCTTCAAGACCGTTGCGGAAGCGGCGGTCGTTGGTCGTCCGGACGAGATCAAAGGCTCGGCGCTTGTTGCGTTCGTGACGCTCAAGGGCGGTATCGTTGGTACCGATGAGATGAAGGAAGAGCTGCAAAGGCATGTCTCGCACGAGATCGGCTCCTTCGCGAAGCCCGATGATATCCACTTCACCGACGCGTTGCCGAAGACGCGCTCGGGCAAGATCATGCGCCGACTCCTCCGCGAGCTCGCCGCCACAGGCAGCGTGAAAGGGGACACCACAACGCTTGAGGACTTCGGAGTGTTAGAGAAGTTGCGGGTGGCGGAGGAAGAGGAATAG
- a CDS encoding DinB family protein, whose amino-acid sequence MLHPEKLSLLKRTHNAVQEFAQSIPENLRTVKPDAVAFSANEIIHHLRDVEKLWHERFEEMRKKKDVIFEPMDPDRTAHDGQYNTKHMHDALQQWGELRERTLDVVESMEDEELDIEAEHPRYGKMDVRRILDVMANHDMQHLEQLKRTVDTVSNKKK is encoded by the coding sequence ATGCTACATCCCGAAAAACTCTCCCTGCTGAAACGTACGCACAACGCGGTGCAGGAATTTGCGCAGTCGATCCCCGAGAACCTCCGGACTGTCAAGCCCGATGCAGTTGCATTCAGCGCAAACGAGATTATCCATCACTTGCGTGACGTCGAGAAGCTTTGGCACGAACGCTTCGAAGAGATGCGTAAGAAGAAGGACGTAATCTTCGAGCCCATGGACCCAGACCGCACCGCACACGACGGGCAGTATAATACAAAGCACATGCACGATGCGCTGCAGCAGTGGGGCGAACTGCGCGAACGAACGCTCGATGTCGTCGAGTCGATGGAGGATGAAGAACTCGACATCGAAGCCGAGCATCCGCGCTATGGCAAGATGGATGTGCGCCGCATTCTCGACGTCATGGCCAATCACGACATGCAGCATCTCGAACAATTGAAGCGCACGGTCGATACCGTTTCGAACAAGAAGAAATGA
- a CDS encoding LysE family transporter: MILALIVGFVTGWAISMPIGPVNATAISKTLQYGFRYGLFVGIGAAIMDLIYCAGAAQIHQFLSHSPIINLCFQLVGFVLLVWLGIRTLRTKNDTKPLVSDAQIHHKEEVAEHRLQQLHVKESSLIGSLLIGIVLYASNVAGVPEWIFISGFWRERGILGEGFDYNVVFASGAALGTAGWFTTLVRFFSKRRQGFKPKTIQLINRISAYAMLAFGVYFGYQILFGTDWARVNTRMKEGMRDTVGEVR; encoded by the coding sequence ATGATCCTTGCGCTCATCGTCGGGTTCGTCACTGGGTGGGCTATCTCAATGCCGATCGGCCCGGTCAATGCGACGGCCATCTCCAAGACGCTGCAGTATGGCTTCCGTTACGGCTTGTTCGTCGGCATTGGTGCGGCGATCATGGACCTCATCTATTGTGCCGGTGCCGCGCAGATCCACCAATTCCTTTCGCATTCACCCATCATCAATCTTTGCTTTCAGCTCGTCGGTTTCGTGCTGCTCGTCTGGCTCGGCATTCGCACGCTTCGCACGAAGAACGACACGAAGCCGCTGGTGAGCGATGCTCAGATACACCATAAAGAAGAAGTCGCCGAGCATCGGTTGCAGCAGCTACATGTGAAGGAATCGAGCCTTATCGGTTCGTTGCTTATCGGTATCGTGCTCTATGCATCGAACGTGGCGGGTGTGCCGGAATGGATATTCATCTCCGGTTTCTGGCGCGAGCGGGGGATTCTCGGCGAAGGGTTCGACTACAATGTGGTCTTCGCCAGCGGTGCGGCGCTCGGCACGGCGGGGTGGTTCACGACGCTCGTGCGGTTCTTCTCAAAGCGTCGGCAGGGGTTCAAACCCAAGACGATCCAACTGATCAACCGCATCTCAGCGTATGCGATGCTTGCCTTCGGTGTGTACTTCGGGTATCAGATCCTCTTCGGCACCGATTGGGCGCGCGTGAATACGAGGATGAAAGAAGGTATGCGCGACACTGTCGGCGAGGTCCGCTAA
- a CDS encoding LptE family protein, with amino-acid sequence MKALFVIIALAFAGCYSFTGSSIPAHLHTIGIPLVQDNSGYGQSQIRQDLTNQLVTKFTRDGSLQVRDRAVADALLEVTVTTITDQAVAVRAGDQLTNKRVTISVDAIYQDQKKQKTIWQRGFSQSADYPISGGLDALNNAIKQAEDKLSDDLLLGVISNW; translated from the coding sequence ATGAAAGCACTCTTTGTCATCATCGCGTTGGCCTTCGCCGGGTGCTACAGTTTCACCGGAAGCAGCATCCCTGCGCATCTGCATACCATCGGCATTCCGCTCGTGCAGGACAACTCCGGCTACGGTCAATCGCAGATCCGTCAGGACCTCACGAACCAGCTCGTCACGAAGTTCACGCGCGACGGTTCGCTGCAAGTGCGCGACCGCGCTGTCGCCGATGCGCTGCTCGAAGTGACCGTTACCACGATCACCGACCAGGCTGTTGCTGTTCGCGCCGGCGACCAGCTCACGAACAAGCGCGTAACGATCTCGGTCGATGCCATTTATCAAGATCAAAAGAAACAGAAGACCATCTGGCAGCGCGGCTTCTCGCAATCGGCCGACTACCCCATCTCCGGCGGACTCGACGCGCTCAACAATGCGATTAAGCAAGCCGAGGATAAGCTCTCGGATGACCTGTTGCTCGGGGTGATCTCGAACTGGTAA
- a CDS encoding sigma-54-dependent Fis family transcriptional regulator → MHSLSELPRGIVASSDEMRELVGVVRAVAPTQITVLLTGESGTGKEVFARLIHDWSQRSDGAFVTVNCGAIPEGLIESELFGHEKGAFTGASAERKGFFEAARGGTIFLDEIGEMPLAAQVKLLRVLETGKFTRVGSSNERTTDARVVAATNRDLELEVRAGRFRADLYYRLRAVMLRLPPLRNRREDIPMLADRMLADMTTRHSLPHKPHITSDAIERLTNAEWRGNIRELRNTLEQLAVMAFAPGATKERGAITGDDVDAVIAIQEQYEWNIEGAPIGSQLPLVASARETQPASELALVYRALLELRADLADIKSHLFGATVASPQSVIALPASTSSADDLNIETHERRLITDALARFGGDRAKAAAALGISERTLYRKIKEMGDGQ, encoded by the coding sequence ATGCACTCCTTGTCAGAGCTGCCGCGTGGGATCGTCGCTTCGAGCGATGAAATGCGCGAGCTTGTCGGTGTCGTCCGGGCTGTTGCCCCGACGCAGATCACCGTGCTCCTGACCGGCGAATCCGGCACCGGGAAAGAGGTCTTTGCCCGCCTGATCCATGACTGGAGCCAGCGCTCCGATGGTGCGTTCGTCACCGTCAACTGCGGCGCCATCCCCGAAGGACTGATCGAAAGCGAGCTTTTCGGCCACGAGAAAGGCGCCTTCACCGGAGCCTCGGCCGAACGCAAGGGTTTCTTCGAGGCCGCCCGAGGTGGGACGATCTTCCTCGACGAGATCGGCGAAATGCCGCTCGCCGCACAGGTGAAACTCCTGCGCGTGCTCGAGACGGGCAAGTTTACCCGCGTCGGTTCGAGCAACGAGCGCACGACCGATGCACGAGTGGTTGCCGCTACGAATCGCGATCTTGAACTCGAAGTACGGGCCGGACGCTTCCGCGCAGATCTCTACTACCGCCTGCGAGCCGTGATGCTTCGCCTGCCACCGCTTCGCAACCGTCGCGAAGATATCCCGATGCTCGCCGACCGCATGCTCGCGGACATGACGACAAGACATTCGCTGCCACACAAACCACACATCACGAGCGACGCCATCGAGCGCCTGACGAACGCCGAATGGCGCGGCAACATCCGCGAGTTGCGCAACACACTCGAACAACTCGCCGTCATGGCCTTCGCACCCGGTGCGACGAAGGAGCGCGGCGCGATCACGGGCGACGATGTCGATGCCGTAATCGCCATCCAAGAGCAATACGAGTGGAATATCGAAGGTGCACCCATCGGTTCGCAGTTACCGCTCGTCGCATCCGCACGAGAAACGCAGCCCGCAAGTGAACTGGCGCTTGTGTATCGCGCACTGCTTGAGCTTCGTGCGGATCTTGCGGATATTAAGTCACACCTCTTCGGTGCGACGGTCGCATCGCCGCAATCCGTGATCGCGCTGCCTGCGTCGACAAGTTCTGCAGACGACCTGAACATCGAGACGCACGAACGGCGGCTCATTACCGATGCACTCGCTCGCTTCGGCGGCGACCGCGCGAAAGCCGCTGCGGCGCTTGGCATCAGCGAACGAACACTCTATCGGAAGATCAAAGAGATGGGAGACGGACAATGA